Part of the Spiroplasma turonicum genome, TATCAAATAAAAGAATATCATTGTCTATATCAAATAATGCAAAAAAAGACATAGTTAATTCAACCACTCCTAAATTACTTCCAATATGCCCATTTTTATATTGTACAAAGTCTATTAAAAAGCTACGAATTTCCTTTGCAATATTTTCTAAATTTTCGATGTCATTATTACTTTTTATTTTTTCAATGATATTTTCATCTTTATGCATCGTTTTTTACCTTTAATATTTATTCAAAATCAGTAATTGAACCATCGTTCATAACTTTTTTGACTTCACCCTCTATGTTTAAGAGCATTTCTTTAGCTTTTTTAATAAGTTCATTGCCCTTTTTAAATAATTCAATTGTATCTTCCATTTTAGTTGATGGATCATTTAGCTTATTTGAAATTTGTTTAATTTCTTCTATTATTTCATTAAAATTGTTCATTTTAATTTCCTTTCTTTATATTTAAATCAACATCACCATCATTTAGTGTTACATTGATTATATCAATATTATCAAAATCATTTTTACTTCTTAAAATTTTATTATTATTTTTAATTATTGAGTAGCCTTTACTTAAAATTAAATTAGGATCATGACTATTTATTGATGTTTGATAATTCATTAATTTATTTCCACAATCCTTCAGCTTATCTATAATTAATTTCTCCCACAAACTATTTCAATTAGAGATTTCTATTTTATGATATTTAATTTTATTTAAAATACTGTTGTAATATATTTGTTTAGTATTTTTAATAGAATCATTATACTTATGTAACTTACTAATTACAAAATTTTTTATTAAGTTACTTTGATTATTTAATATAATTTTACTATTTTCAATTTTATTATTAATTATTGTTATATAATTTTTTGATGATGTATTTATAATTTCTTTATAGTAATTTATTCGTGTATTTACTTTTTCTATAAACATATTCAATTTATTATTTAATAATTGTTGCAAATTATTAACATCTGGAGTTGCTTTTTCACCTGCAGCAGTTGGTGTTGAAGCTCTAGCATCAGAAACATAATCAGCTATTGTAAAATCAGCTTCATGACCAATTCCTGTTATAATTGGTATTTCACTATTATAAATAGCATTTAAAACTTCCATTTCATTAAAACTTCATAAATCTTCATAGCTTCCACCACCTCTACCTACTATTAAAACATCTAATTTAGTTTTAAAATTGTTAGCTTGTTGGATTTTGGATGCTATGTCTTTTGCACTTTCATCACCTTGTACCATTGCGGGAAAAATAAATAAATTAACTAATGGAAATCTTCTTTTAATTGAATTTATTATATCTCTTACAGCATCACCCGTTGCTGCTGTAACTACACCAATATTTTTAGGTAACTTAGGAATTGGTTTTTTTCTTTCGTCATTAAACCAACCACTTTCTTTTAATTGATTAAATCTTTTGTTATAAAGAATATTTAATTCTCCAATTCCATCAATTTTTAAATCATTTACAACA contains:
- the xseB gene encoding exodeoxyribonuclease VII small subunit encodes the protein MNNFNEIIEEIKQISNKLNDPSTKMEDTIELFKKGNELIKKAKEMLLNIEGEVKKVMNDGSITDFE
- the xseA gene encoding exodeoxyribonuclease VII large subunit: MDKSFIKVSELNEKLKYSLENDDSLKSLSIKGEVANLTHNIKGHIYFSLKDADSKIDCAIWKFNAHKFKNLNIEEGTEIIATGNITYYVKTGKITYVVNDLKIDGIGELNILYNKRFNQLKESGWFNDERKKPIPKLPKNIGVVTAATGDAVRDIINSIKRRFPLVNLFIFPAMVQGDESAKDIASKIQQANNFKTKLDVLIVGRGGGSYEDLWSFNEMEVLNAIYNSEIPIITGIGHEADFTIADYVSDARASTPTAAGEKATPDVNNLQQLLNNKLNMFIEKVNTRINYYKEIINTSSKNYITIINNKIENSKIILNNQSNLIKNFVISKLHKYNDSIKNTKQIYYNSILNKIKYHKIEISNWNSLWEKLIIDKLKDCGNKLMNYQTSINSHDPNLILSKGYSIIKNNNKILRSKNDFDNIDIINVTLNDGDVDLNIKKGN